The following are encoded together in the Panicum virgatum strain AP13 chromosome 6K, P.virgatum_v5, whole genome shotgun sequence genome:
- the LOC120713284 gene encoding BTB/POZ and MATH domain-containing protein 2-like, translating into MAPRVFKTLLHFVYKDCLPAMDNLDGSEYEEMGKHLLAAEDRYGMERMKLMCESILCNRLSVETVAASLVLADQHHCGKLKDACIRFIDSSNRMDNVAASQGYENLKRACPVQLFLQLNCGRNPRNLASCSFLLQSFKVNI; encoded by the coding sequence ATGGCGCCTCGTGTTTTCAAGACGCTGCTGCACTTCGTCTACAAGGATTGCCTCCCCGCCATGGACAACCTCGATGGCAGCGAGTATGAAGAGATGGGGAAGCATCTGCTTGCCGCTGAGGATAGGTACGGCATGGAGAGGATGAAGCTCATGTGCGAGAGCATCCTCTGCAACAGGCTTTCTGTCGAGACAGTGGCCGCCAGTCTTGTTCTTGCCGATCAGCATCACTGCGGCAAGCTCAAAGATGCTTGCATTCGATTCATCGACTCTTCGAATAGAATGGATAATGTGGCAGCAAGTCAAGGCTACGAGAACCTCAAAAGAGCATGTCCTGTTCAGCTGTTCTTACAGCTGAATTGTGGGAGAAATCCGCGAAATCTCGCAAGCTGTAGTTTTTTGCTTCAGTCATTCAAGGTTAACATTTAA